A window of the Buchnera aphidicola (Periphyllus koelreuteriae) genome harbors these coding sequences:
- the nuoC gene encoding NADH-quinone oxidoreductase subunit C/D, whose translation MINSNKNNFFLNTYNKENYEKFIVKELYNCFGSKILFIQSTSIGFPVVWIHKNILLKVVNFLIKKKKFYDMLFDLSAIDERVRVNKDNIPKSDFSIFYQFLSISKNSDIIIKVPLFKNKLKIHTITKICLNANWYEREVWDMFGVSFIGHPNLTRIIMPKNWIGHPLRKDYPARATEFSPYSLTKEIEELEMSALKFNPKEWGMKRSKNNTDYMFLNLGPNHPSAHGAFRLVLQLKGEKIINCVPDIGYHHRGAEKMSERQSWHSYIPYTDRIEYLGGCINEMPYILSIEKLAGIKVSTRVEFIRIMISELFRINSHLLYISTFIQDVGAMSSVFLAFTDRQKVYDVIEFITGFRMHPAWFRIGGVAHDLPKGWDHSLRKLLKWIPKRLNLYVKIALKNSILISRSKDIASYSCKEALDWGVTGSGLRATGINFDVRKNRPYSGYQNFDFEVPLGNGVSDCYNRVMLKVEEIYQSLKILEQCLKNMPEGEYKSYHPLTTPPNKKYTLQNIETLITHFLQVSWGTIIPIGESFQMIEATKGINSYYIISDGSAMSYRTRIRTPSFPHLQQIPSVIKGHVISDLITYLGSIDFVMSDVDR comes from the coding sequence ATGATAAATTCCAATAAAAATAATTTTTTTTTAAATACTTATAATAAAGAAAATTATGAAAAATTTATTGTTAAAGAATTATATAATTGTTTTGGTTCAAAAATTTTGTTTATTCAATCAACTTCAATAGGCTTTCCAGTTGTTTGGATACATAAAAATATTTTATTAAAAGTTGTAAATTTTTTAATTAAAAAAAAAAAATTTTATGATATGTTGTTTGATTTAAGTGCAATAGATGAAAGAGTTCGAGTGAATAAAGATAATATTCCAAAATCTGATTTTTCTATTTTTTATCAATTTTTATCTATATCTAAAAATTCAGATATTATAATTAAAGTTCCTTTATTTAAAAACAAGTTAAAAATTCATACTATTACAAAAATTTGTTTAAATGCTAATTGGTATGAAAGAGAAGTTTGGGATATGTTTGGAGTGTCTTTTATTGGTCATCCTAATTTAACTAGAATTATTATGCCTAAAAATTGGATTGGTCATCCATTAAGAAAAGATTATCCTGCAAGAGCAACTGAATTTTCTCCTTATTCTTTAACTAAAGAAATAGAAGAATTAGAAATGAGTGCTTTAAAATTTAATCCTAAAGAATGGGGAATGAAAAGAAGTAAAAATAATACAGATTATATGTTTTTAAATTTAGGACCAAATCATCCATCTGCTCATGGAGCATTTAGACTTGTATTACAATTAAAAGGAGAAAAAATAATTAATTGCGTTCCAGATATTGGTTATCATCATAGAGGCGCAGAAAAGATGAGTGAAAGACAATCTTGGCATAGTTATATTCCTTATACAGATCGAATTGAATATTTAGGAGGATGTATTAATGAAATGCCTTATATTTTATCGATTGAAAAATTAGCTGGAATAAAAGTTTCAACACGAGTTGAATTTATTCGAATTATGATTTCTGAATTGTTTCGAATAAATAGTCATTTATTATATATTTCAACTTTTATTCAAGATGTTGGAGCAATGAGTTCTGTTTTTTTGGCTTTTACAGATCGTCAAAAAGTATATGATGTTATAGAGTTCATTACTGGTTTTAGAATGCATCCAGCATGGTTTAGAATTGGAGGAGTAGCTCATGATTTACCAAAGGGATGGGATCATTCTTTAAGAAAATTATTAAAATGGATTCCAAAACGATTAAATTTATATGTTAAAATAGCGTTAAAAAATAGTATTTTAATTTCTCGTTCTAAAGATATAGCATCATATTCTTGTAAAGAAGCATTAGATTGGGGAGTTACTGGATCTGGATTAAGAGCTACTGGAATAAATTTTGATGTTAGAAAAAATAGACCATATTCTGGATATCAAAATTTTGATTTTGAAGTTCCTTTAGGGAATGGAGTGAGTGATTGTTATAATAGAGTAATGTTAAAAGTTGAAGAAATTTATCAAAGTTTAAAAATTTTAGAACAATGTTTAAAAAATATGCCAGAAGGAGAATATAAATCTTATCATCCTTTAACAACTCCTCCAAATAAAAAATATACTCTTCAAAATATAGAAACATTAATTACGCATTTTTTACAAGTTTCTTGGGGAACTATTATTCCCATTGGAGAAAGTTTTCAAATGATTGAAGCAACAAAAGGAATTAATAGTTACTATATAATTAGTGATGGAAGCGCTATGAGTTATAGAACAAGAATTAGAACTCCTAGTTTTCCTCATTTACAACAAATTCCTTCTGTAATTAAAGGGCATGTTATATCAGATTTAATTACATATTTAGGAAGTATTGATTTTGTTATGTCTGATGTAGATAGGTAA
- the nuoE gene encoding NADH-quinone oxidoreductase subunit NuoE, whose protein sequence is MTTQIIKKKISYKNSLIKKEINKLKKHFNTSESILIEALKIVQKHYGWVSDSSIKFLSEILNLSKSEIESVSTFYSQIYRKPVGNYVIKICDSMVCYITGYKKLKKIIKKVINIKFGETTKNKNITFLPVCCLGACDKSPVMMVNNKTYFNVNKKIILKLLDSIK, encoded by the coding sequence ATGACAACACAAATAATCAAAAAAAAAATAAGTTATAAAAATTCTTTAATTAAAAAAGAGATTAATAAACTTAAAAAACATTTTAATACTTCTGAATCAATATTAATTGAAGCATTGAAAATTGTTCAAAAACATTATGGTTGGGTATCTGATAGTTCTATTAAATTTCTTTCAGAAATATTAAATCTTTCTAAAAGTGAAATAGAAAGTGTATCTACTTTTTATAGTCAAATTTATAGAAAACCAGTTGGAAATTATGTAATTAAAATTTGTGATAGTATGGTTTGTTATATTACAGGATATAAAAAATTAAAAAAAATAATTAAAAAAGTAATTAATATTAAATTTGGAGAAACAACAAAAAATAAAAATATTACTTTTCTTCCTGTATGTTGTTTAGGTGCATGTGATAAAAGTCCAGTTATGATGGTAAATAATAAAACATATTTTAATGTAAATAAAAAAATTATTTTAAAATTATTGGATTCAATTAAATGA
- the nuoF gene encoding NADH-quinone oxidoreductase subunit NuoF produces the protein MNNRNLLEETHPLTWRFRKDKKTVWIKEYIKKNGYNALKKSLFEMNSNKIIKKISKSGLKGRGGAGFPTGLKWSLMPKSELFNKKYLICNADEMEPGTYKDRWMIENCPHQLIEGIIISSFALNISCGYIFLRGEYIKPEKILIKAIKEAYKNNFLGKNILNTSFSFNLYLHTGAGRYICGEETALINSLEGKRANPRLKPPFPANLGLWGYPTCVNNVETLSNIPSIILNSIEWYKNLSKNEDSGTKLMGFSGSVKNPGVWELPFGITAREILEDYAHGVKNNLKLKAWLPGGAGTDFLLEKHLDVQMGFLSIQNIGSRLGTGLSFAIDNSVNIVKLVLNLEKFFSRESCGLCTPCREGLPWVVKILKSIKNNKGHIGDIELLQDLCFQMSPGKTFCAHAPGAVSPLKSAIKYFNKEFQQGITEKKNNYLKKISGI, from the coding sequence ATGAATAATAGAAATTTATTAGAAGAAACTCATCCTTTAACTTGGAGATTTAGAAAAGATAAAAAAACAGTATGGATTAAAGAATATATAAAAAAAAATGGATACAATGCATTAAAAAAATCTTTATTTGAAATGAATTCTAATAAGATTATTAAAAAAATTTCAAAATCTGGATTAAAAGGAAGAGGAGGAGCTGGTTTTCCAACAGGATTAAAATGGAGTTTAATGCCAAAAAGTGAATTATTTAATAAAAAATATTTAATATGTAATGCTGATGAAATGGAGCCTGGAACATATAAAGATAGATGGATGATAGAAAATTGTCCTCATCAATTGATTGAAGGAATTATTATTAGTTCATTTGCTTTAAATATTTCGTGTGGATATATATTTTTAAGAGGTGAGTATATAAAACCAGAAAAAATATTAATTAAAGCAATTAAAGAAGCATATAAAAATAATTTTTTAGGAAAAAATATTTTAAATACATCATTTTCTTTTAATTTATATTTACATACTGGAGCAGGTCGATATATTTGTGGAGAAGAAACAGCATTAATAAATTCATTAGAAGGGAAAAGAGCAAATCCAAGATTAAAACCTCCGTTTCCAGCAAATTTAGGTTTATGGGGTTATCCTACTTGTGTAAATAATGTAGAAACTTTATCTAATATACCATCAATTATTCTAAATTCAATAGAGTGGTATAAAAATTTGTCTAAAAACGAAGATTCTGGAACGAAATTAATGGGATTTTCTGGTTCTGTTAAAAATCCAGGAGTATGGGAACTTCCTTTCGGGATAACAGCAAGAGAAATCTTAGAAGATTATGCTCATGGAGTTAAAAACAATTTAAAATTAAAAGCTTGGTTACCTGGTGGAGCAGGAACAGATTTTTTACTTGAAAAACATTTAGATGTACAAATGGGTTTTTTAAGTATACAAAATATTGGTAGTAGATTAGGAACAGGATTATCTTTTGCTATAGATAATTCAGTTAATATTGTTAAATTAGTTTTAAATTTAGAAAAATTTTTTTCTAGAGAATCTTGTGGTTTATGTACTCCTTGTAGAGAAGGTTTACCTTGGGTAGTTAAAATTTTAAAATCTATAAAAAATAATAAAGGACATATTGGAGATATAGAATTATTACAAGATTTATGTTTTCAAATGAGTCCAGGAAAAACTTTTTGTGCTCATGCACCTGGAGCGGTTTCTCCATTAAAAAGTGCAATAAAATATTTTAATAAAGAATTTCAACAAGGAATTACAGAAAAGAAAAATAATTATTTAAAAAAAATTTCTGGAATATAG
- the nuoG gene encoding NADH-quinone oxidoreductase subunit NuoG, with protein MVKIYVDGKKYNSCISNNLLEACLNLGLDIPYFCWHPKLGSIGACRQCAIKKYQDKNDYSGKIVMSCMTPVENNSIITINDKESIIFRKNIIELLMLNHPHDCPVCEEGGNCHLQDMTVMNKHYSRRYRFDKRIYKSQYLGFFISHEMNRCISCYRCVRYYKDYADGKDFNVYGSNNNIYFGRFNDGELESEYSGNLIEICPTGVFTDKTYSENYSRKWDLQSAPSICSHCSIGCNIIAGERYNKIVKIENRYNENINNYFLCDLGRFGYGHSNSLNRLNYCYIKKKKKYKKISLNKNIKKIVKIIKNSKSILGIGSSRASLETNFSLKQLVGKKNFSTGMIDIDHKCSKLILKILKKNTIKIPTLKEVENYDSILILGEDITQTSSRLALSIRQALKKRSTKFLKKNNLYNWHTNAINNTQKNKKKFLFLTNTDKTKLEDVSSYSFHSNIQNQIYFSNCILSYLKKKKLDDSFVFSKEIKKKILYISNILLKSKKILIISGSHSRNRSFIKVAYNISLILKNLGYKVGLILLTPNVNSLGVSIIKGKSLEKSLNKVQENINSTLIIVENDLFYLFHNSYLKNILTKFKNIIVMDHQRTKTVKKSNIIFPVSNFFESTGTVINYELRAQRFFKVYNVNFYNKNISTMSSWRILNIIKSRLKNKVNKIKNLDDLINLCVKKIPFLKNIKNAAPKSSFKVCGQKIPRSTLRSSGRTSLRADIDVHEIKQIEDNDSMFSFSMEGSTIYKNYTSIIPFIWSPQWNSSQGLHKFQKKISGRLLTKNSETLLISKKKNISSDYFKQDLNFFVKNKNLIIVPYYSLFGSEELSQYSEIIKNKNSLPYLFINELDAKNFNISNKKKVTFTCLNDTYSFFAIYSNFLESGQVALPIGQFKTSISLIGKQIQDLKEV; from the coding sequence ATGGTAAAAATTTATGTAGATGGAAAAAAATATAATTCATGTATTTCTAATAATTTACTTGAAGCATGTTTAAATTTAGGATTAGATATTCCTTATTTTTGTTGGCACCCAAAATTAGGAAGCATTGGTGCTTGTAGACAGTGTGCAATAAAAAAATATCAAGATAAAAATGATTACTCTGGAAAAATCGTTATGTCTTGTATGACACCAGTTGAAAATAATTCAATTATTACAATTAATGATAAAGAATCTATTATATTTAGAAAAAATATTATTGAATTATTAATGCTTAATCATCCACACGATTGTCCAGTATGTGAAGAAGGAGGAAATTGTCATTTACAAGATATGACTGTTATGAATAAACATTATTCTCGTCGTTATAGATTTGATAAAAGAATTTATAAAAGTCAATATTTAGGATTTTTTATATCTCATGAAATGAATAGATGTATTTCTTGTTATAGATGTGTAAGATATTATAAAGATTATGCAGATGGTAAAGATTTTAATGTGTATGGATCTAATAATAACATTTATTTTGGTCGATTTAACGATGGAGAGTTAGAAAGTGAATATTCTGGAAATTTAATTGAAATCTGTCCTACAGGAGTTTTTACAGATAAAACATATTCAGAAAATTATTCTAGAAAATGGGATCTTCAAAGTGCACCTAGTATTTGTTCTCATTGTAGTATTGGTTGTAATATTATTGCAGGCGAAAGATATAATAAAATTGTAAAAATAGAAAATAGATATAATGAAAATATTAATAATTATTTTTTATGTGATTTAGGACGATTTGGTTATGGTCATTCTAATTCTTTAAATAGATTAAATTATTGTTATATAAAAAAAAAAAAAAAATATAAAAAAATTAGTTTAAATAAAAATATAAAAAAAATAGTAAAAATAATTAAAAATTCTAAATCTATTTTAGGAATTGGATCTTCTCGAGCAAGTCTTGAAACTAATTTTTCTTTAAAACAATTAGTTGGAAAAAAAAATTTTTCTACAGGAATGATTGACATAGATCATAAATGTTCAAAATTAATTTTAAAAATATTAAAAAAAAATACAATTAAAATTCCTACTTTAAAAGAAGTTGAAAATTATGATTCAATATTGATTTTAGGAGAAGATATTACTCAAACATCTTCTAGATTAGCTCTTTCTATTAGACAAGCTTTAAAAAAAAGGTCTACGAAATTTTTAAAAAAAAATAATCTTTATAATTGGCATACTAATGCAATAAATAATACTCAAAAAAATAAAAAAAAATTTTTATTTTTAACTAATACAGACAAAACAAAATTAGAAGATGTTTCATCTTATTCATTTCATTCAAATATTCAAAATCAAATATATTTTTCTAATTGTATTTTAAGTTATTTAAAAAAAAAAAAGTTAGATGATTCTTTTGTTTTTTCAAAAGAAATTAAAAAAAAAATATTATATATCTCAAATATATTACTCAAATCAAAAAAAATATTAATAATTTCAGGTTCTCATTCTAGAAATAGATCTTTTATTAAAGTTGCATATAATATTTCTTTAATTTTAAAAAATTTAGGTTATAAAGTAGGTTTAATTTTATTAACTCCTAATGTTAATTCTTTAGGTGTATCTATAATTAAAGGAAAATCGTTAGAGAAATCTTTAAATAAAGTTCAAGAAAATATAAATTCTACTTTAATTATTGTAGAAAATGATTTATTTTATTTATTTCATAATTCTTATTTAAAAAATATTTTAACTAAATTTAAAAATATTATTGTAATGGATCATCAACGTACAAAAACTGTTAAAAAATCAAATATTATTTTTCCTGTTTCAAATTTTTTTGAAAGCACTGGAACAGTTATTAATTATGAATTAAGAGCACAAAGATTTTTTAAAGTATATAATGTTAATTTTTATAATAAAAATATTTCTACAATGTCTTCATGGAGAATTTTAAATATAATAAAATCTCGATTAAAAAATAAAGTTAATAAAATAAAAAATTTAGATGATCTTATTAATTTATGTGTAAAAAAAATACCATTTTTAAAAAATATTAAAAACGCAGCTCCTAAATCATCTTTTAAAGTATGTGGTCAAAAAATTCCTAGATCTACTTTAAGATCAAGTGGAAGAACATCTTTAAGAGCAGATATTGATGTACACGAAATAAAACAAATAGAAGATAATGATTCTATGTTTTCATTTTCAATGGAGGGAAGCACTATATATAAAAATTATACATCTATTATTCCTTTTATTTGGTCTCCTCAATGGAATTCTTCTCAAGGATTACATAAGTTTCAAAAAAAAATTTCTGGAAGGTTATTAACTAAAAATTCAGAAACATTATTAATTTCTAAAAAAAAAAATATTTCATCAGATTATTTTAAACAAGATTTGAATTTTTTTGTAAAAAATAAAAATTTAATTATTGTTCCATATTATTCATTATTTGGTAGTGAAGAATTAAGTCAATATTCTGAAATTATTAAAAATAAAAATTCTTTACCATATCTTTTTATAAACGAATTAGATGCAAAAAATTTTAATATTTCTAATAAAAAAAAAGTTACTTTTACTTGCTTAAATGATACTTATAGTTTTTTTGCGATATATTCAAATTTTTTAGAATCTGGTCAGGTCGCTTTACCAATAGGTCAGTTTAAAACATCTATTTCTTTAATTGGAAAACAAATACAAGACTTAAAGGAAGTGTAA
- the nuoH gene encoding NADH-quinone oxidoreductase subunit NuoH, producing the protein MYFLLVKNKILILNILLSFIIFFSTIIFSAFLTVIERRLLALFQNRYGPNRVGRFGSLQLLADMIKIFFKEDWIPNFSRKFIFILSPILAFSTILILSIMIPFSINKCIVDLKIGILFFLMMASLSVYSILLAGWSSNNKYSYLGAIRASAQTLSYEVFLGLSILGTVIRSGSFNLIDIIKSQEHLWNIFPQFLGFIIFFIGALSVCHRHPFDQPESEQELADGYHVEYSGMKFGMFFIGEYVSMVIMSFLITTLFFGGFYGFFCSSIFWFLLKSLFFIFLFILIRASLPRPRYDQMMIFGWIVCFPLSLINVFFTSFFTLYYQ; encoded by the coding sequence ATGTATTTTTTATTAGTAAAAAATAAAATTTTAATTTTAAATATTCTTCTATCTTTTATTATTTTTTTTTCAACTATTATATTTAGTGCTTTTTTAACTGTTATTGAAAGACGTTTATTAGCTCTTTTTCAAAATAGATATGGCCCTAATAGAGTAGGTCGATTTGGTTCTTTACAATTATTAGCTGATATGATAAAAATTTTTTTTAAAGAAGATTGGATTCCAAATTTTAGTAGAAAATTTATTTTTATTTTATCTCCAATTCTTGCTTTTAGTACAATTCTTATTTTATCTATTATGATTCCTTTTTCTATAAATAAATGTATAGTAGATTTAAAAATAGGTATTTTGTTTTTTTTAATGATGGCTAGCTTATCTGTTTATTCAATATTATTAGCTGGTTGGTCTAGTAATAATAAATATTCTTATTTAGGGGCTATAAGGGCATCTGCTCAAACTTTAAGTTATGAAGTTTTTTTAGGGTTATCAATATTAGGAACAGTTATTCGATCTGGTTCTTTTAATTTAATTGATATAATAAAAAGTCAAGAGCATTTATGGAATATTTTTCCTCAATTTTTAGGGTTTATTATATTTTTTATTGGAGCATTATCAGTTTGTCATAGGCATCCATTTGATCAACCAGAATCTGAACAAGAATTAGCTGATGGTTATCATGTTGAATATTCTGGTATGAAATTTGGAATGTTTTTTATTGGAGAATATGTTTCTATGGTAATAATGTCTTTTTTAATAACTACTTTATTTTTTGGAGGATTTTATGGTTTTTTTTGTTCATCAATTTTTTGGTTTCTTTTAAAATCTTTATTTTTTATTTTTCTTTTTATTTTAATAAGAGCATCTTTACCAAGGCCGAGATATGATCAAATGATGATTTTTGGATGGATTGTTTGTTTTCCATTATCATTAATTAATGTTTTTTTTACAAGTTTTTTTACTTTATATTATCAATAA
- the nuoI gene encoding NADH-quinone oxidoreductase subunit NuoI — protein sequence MFLKKIIISIFSQINSIFLIFLNIFSKRETKLYPEIPVNLSSRYRGRIVLTRNKNKEERCVACNLCSAVCPVSCISLQKKKLKNNRWYAKFFRINFSRCIFCGLCEESCPTAAIQLIPDFELAEYKRSDLIYEKEDLLISGPGKYSDYDFYKYSGVSIKESKENKVNKNKKIVDCKSLLP from the coding sequence ATGTTTTTAAAAAAAATTATTATAAGTATATTTTCTCAAATTAATAGTATTTTTTTAATTTTTCTAAATATTTTTTCTAAACGAGAAACAAAATTGTATCCAGAAATTCCAGTTAATTTATCTTCTAGATATAGAGGAAGAATTGTTTTAACTAGAAATAAAAATAAAGAAGAACGTTGTGTTGCTTGCAATTTATGTTCTGCAGTTTGTCCTGTAAGTTGTATTTCTTTACAAAAAAAAAAATTAAAAAATAATCGTTGGTATGCTAAATTTTTTAGAATTAATTTTTCTCGATGTATATTTTGTGGATTATGTGAAGAATCTTGTCCAACCGCAGCTATTCAACTTATTCCAGATTTTGAATTAGCTGAATATAAAAGATCAGATTTAATATATGAAAAAGAAGATTTATTAATTTCTGGTCCTGGAAAATATTCTGATTATGATTTTTATAAATATTCTGGAGTTTCTATAAAAGAATCAAAAGAAAATAAAGTTAACAAAAATAAAAAAATTGTTGATTGTAAAAGTTTGTTACCTTAG
- a CDS encoding NADH-quinone oxidoreductase subunit J: MNILFYIFSIISIISTILVIFQNNPIYSLLYLILSFLSFSGIYFSINTLFIGSLETIIYAGAIMVLFIFAIMVLNLGSITINQEKKYFSKFKIIISIFLSIFIFFIFFIYFYKIKNGIININFFDIKSIGIVLFKKYILFMESLSMLLLSALIIVFHLFINNKYIKKK, encoded by the coding sequence ATGAATATTCTTTTTTATATTTTTAGTATTATTTCAATAATTTCAACTATTCTTGTTATTTTTCAAAATAATCCTATTTATTCTTTATTGTATTTGATACTTTCGTTTTTATCTTTTTCAGGAATATATTTTTCTATTAATACTTTATTTATAGGATCTTTAGAAACAATTATTTATGCTGGTGCTATAATGGTTTTGTTTATATTTGCAATTATGGTATTAAATTTAGGATCTATAACTATTAATCAAGAAAAAAAATATTTTTCTAAATTTAAAATTATTATTTCAATATTTTTATCAATTTTTATTTTTTTTATTTTTTTTATTTATTTTTATAAAATAAAAAATGGAATTATAAATATAAATTTTTTTGATATAAAAAGTATTGGAATTGTTTTATTTAAAAAATATATTTTATTTATGGAATCATTATCGATGTTATTGTTATCTGCTTTAATTATTGTATTTCACTTATTTATTAATAATAAATATATTAAAAAAAAATAA
- the nuoK gene encoding NADH-quinone oxidoreductase subunit NuoK, giving the protein MITIFHGLFLSIILFCLGFLCLIIRRNLLYILLGLEIMINSVALLLVFIGNYLHQIDGQIMYIFIITIAASEAGIGLAFLISIYKYKNTLDVDTLREMKK; this is encoded by the coding sequence TTGATTACTATTTTTCATGGTTTATTTTTATCTATTATTTTATTTTGTTTAGGTTTTTTATGTTTAATAATTAGAAGAAATTTATTATATATTCTTTTAGGTTTAGAAATAATGATTAATTCTGTAGCTTTATTATTAGTTTTTATAGGAAATTATTTACATCAAATTGATGGTCAAATAATGTACATTTTTATAATTACTATAGCAGCTTCTGAAGCAGGTATTGGTCTAGCTTTTTTGATTAGTATTTATAAATATAAAAATACTTTAGATGTTGATACTTTAAGAGAGATGAAAAAATGA
- a CDS encoding NADH-quinone oxidoreductase subunit L: MNVLFPLIFFPLISFLLIVFSKKKFSNFFYNFIGIIPSFICFILINYICINFFYYKNYCVSNIFWKWITINHTNVNFGFIIDKLSLIMMQVITSVSFLIQIFSCWYMYSKKDLNRFFAYMNLFIFGMIILVLSDNILLLYLAWELVGFCSYVLIGFYYKKLSNIKYSMKAFIVTRIGDFCILLSIFLIFFQFKTLNFSELNNICHIVQLSQNNLFKWSIFLILFGCLAKSSQFPLQIWLTKAMVGPTPVSALIHSATMITAGVYLILRIHFLFEISNHILFIISILSSFTILISSFSAIFEKDIKKILAYSTMSQIGYMFLGLGSKLWTPVLSHLIAHSFFKALLFLSSGSLIFSFHEEKNIFKIGGLNKSLLFIRFCFITGLFSLIAFPIITSSFYTKGSIIWGLFNQHNYSFFIVGIMGSFLTSIYSSRMFFLIFYKESKIKIRFIKNFFHNFSLFVLSILSTFLSIFLFSPLLNFSILNDLLNLKKNIFELFLFFISMFGVFISYYFFIIKYNKIFNFFHNKKYFFCFKFLDKNFGLDYLYKYSVIQLFILIRRIFFIDYIKKITYIFKIFLNIFNNFLLIFENGNLIFYIFLIFIGTLIIFVDLLI; this comes from the coding sequence ATGAATGTATTATTTCCATTAATTTTTTTTCCTTTAATAAGTTTTTTATTAATTGTATTTTCAAAAAAAAAATTTTCTAATTTTTTTTATAATTTTATTGGAATCATTCCTTCTTTTATTTGTTTTATTTTAATAAATTATATTTGTATTAATTTTTTTTATTATAAAAATTATTGTGTTTCAAATATATTTTGGAAATGGATAACTATTAATCATACAAATGTTAATTTTGGTTTTATTATTGATAAATTATCATTAATTATGATGCAAGTTATTACTAGTGTTAGTTTTTTAATACAAATATTTTCTTGTTGGTATATGTATTCAAAAAAAGATTTAAATCGATTTTTTGCTTATATGAATCTTTTTATTTTTGGAATGATTATATTAGTATTATCGGATAATATTTTATTATTATATTTAGCATGGGAATTAGTTGGTTTTTGTTCTTATGTTTTAATTGGTTTTTATTATAAAAAATTATCAAATATTAAATATTCAATGAAAGCATTTATTGTAACAAGAATAGGTGATTTTTGCATTTTATTGTCAATTTTTTTAATTTTTTTTCAATTTAAAACATTAAATTTTTCTGAATTAAATAATATTTGTCATATAGTTCAATTATCTCAAAATAATCTTTTTAAATGGAGTATTTTTTTAATTTTATTTGGTTGTTTGGCAAAATCTTCTCAATTTCCTTTGCAAATATGGTTAACTAAAGCTATGGTTGGACCAACTCCAGTTTCTGCTTTAATCCATTCAGCAACTATGATTACAGCTGGTGTATATTTAATTTTAAGAATTCATTTTTTATTTGAAATATCTAATCATATTTTATTTATAATTTCGATTTTAAGTTCATTTACTATTTTAATATCTAGTTTTTCGGCAATTTTTGAAAAAGATATTAAAAAAATTTTAGCCTATTCTACAATGAGTCAAATTGGTTATATGTTTTTAGGTTTAGGATCTAAATTATGGACTCCTGTATTATCTCATTTAATTGCTCATTCTTTTTTTAAAGCATTATTATTTCTTTCTTCAGGTTCATTAATTTTTTCTTTTCATGAAGAAAAAAATATTTTTAAAATAGGTGGATTAAACAAATCTTTATTATTTATACGTTTTTGTTTTATAACTGGTTTATTCTCTTTAATTGCTTTTCCTATTATTACATCTAGTTTTTATACAAAAGGTTCTATTATTTGGGGGTTATTTAATCAACACAATTATTCTTTTTTTATTGTTGGTATTATGGGTTCATTTTTAACTTCTATATATTCTTCTAGAATGTTTTTTTTAATATTTTATAAAGAATCTAAAATAAAAATAAGATTTATAAAAAATTTTTTTCATAATTTTTCTTTATTTGTTTTATCTATTTTATCTACTTTTTTATCAATATTTTTATTTTCTCCGTTATTAAATTTTTCAATATTAAATGATTTGTTAAATTTAAAAAAAAATATTTTTGAATTGTTTTTATTTTTTATTTCTATGTTTGGTGTTTTTATATCATATTATTTTTTTATTATAAAATATAATAAGATATTTAATTTTTTTCATAATAAAAAATATTTTTTTTGTTTTAAATTTTTAGATAAAAATTTTGGATTAGATTATTTATATAAATATAGCGTTATTCAATTATTTATTTTAATTAGAAGAATTTTTTTTATAGATTATATAAAAAAAATAACATATATTTTTAAAATTTTTTTAAATATATTTAATAATTTTTTATTAATTTTTGAAAATGGAAATTTAATTTTTTATATTTTTTTAATTTTTATAGGAACTTTAATAATTTTTGTTGATTTATTAATATAA